One segment of Macrotis lagotis isolate mMagLag1 chromosome 1, bilby.v1.9.chrom.fasta, whole genome shotgun sequence DNA contains the following:
- the ARHGEF19 gene encoding rho guanine nucleotide exchange factor 19 isoform X2 has translation MDYRPSPPFQPHLAGFCCGGSQSGSLGGIPGKIPQGLNELPPPARHPVAVCQQESLSFAEFPGHFEMGHWPLEDPAASHGFLWPLPISAQDTRGPARKPSAFGDDALNEFLGGPRSPQHPEPQRRISLSSEKEKSAWRKIRVYQSQEAIGSPGTEDDAVFSEVGAEIPEPHPALEMPRSLAMAVPPQAGTKEPERRRFSASELMNRFQSAQRKATLSLFLGKGLTKDRGLWATREGRALEKEPSCSETRINGLVPPAISAPRQRDDSWPAIRPDLLEEVSPKAWGPHERRQSRFLLNSVLYQEYSDVASDRELQRQKHEEDTLVEEAEEEEGPGPPRANLSPSSSFRAQRSGRGSTFSLWQDIPDVRSSGFLALIGLQECKLQEARFELITSEASYIHSLSVAVGHFMGSMELAQCLGAQEKQWLFSKLPEVKATSERFLQELEQRLEEDILRFCVCDIVLRHCPAFRRVYLPYVTNQAYQERTYQRLLLENPKFPSILARLEEAPVCQRLPLTSFLILPFQRITRLKMLVENILKRTGQGSRGEDMATKAFNELKKLVQECNASVQSMKRTEELIHLNKKIHFESKIFPLISQSRWLVKHGELVELAPPTMPAVSAAKSKLSTKAIYLHVFNDCLLLSRRKEMGKFAVFLYAKMPEIHVKDLSSKVQGIPGQVFLLQFLHSHQPKNQLLLRAQTESEKQRWISAMRPSSTKEDKEALRENEDLPQVQCIRAYKALEPDELNLEKADILAVRTRTSDGWLEGIRLTDGERGWVPQAYVEEITSRSARLRNIRETRRIESATNKLQET, from the exons ATGGACTACCGACCATCTCCTCCCTTTCAACCTCACTTGGCCGGCTTTTGCTGTGGGGGATCTCAGTCAGGGTCTCTGGGGGGAATTCCAGGGAAAATCCCTCAGGGCCTGAATGAATTGCCCCCACCTGCCCGCCACCCTGTTGCAGTGTGCCAGCAGGAGAGTCTGTCTTTTGCTGAGTTCCCAGGTCACTTTGAGATGGGCCACTGGCCTCTCGAGGACCCAGCTGCTTCTCATGGGTTTCTGTGGCCCCTGCCAATATCGGCTCAAGACACGAGGGGCCCTGCCAGGAAGCCATCTGCCTTTGGAGATGATGCCCTCAATGAGTTCCTGGGAGGACCCCGGAGTCCCCAACATCCAGAACCCCAACGCCGCATCAGCCTCAGTTCTGAGAAGGAGAAATCTGCCT GGCGTAAGATTCGGGTGTATCAGAGCCAAGAGGCCATAGGGAGCCCTGGCACCGAGGATGATGCTGTCTTCTCTGAGGTTGGGGCTGAGATTCCTGAGCCTCATCCTGCTTTGGAAATGCCACGGAGCCTGGCAATGGCAGTGCCCCCTCAGGCGGGAACCAAAGAACCAGAGAGGAGACGCTTTTCAGCTTCAGAGTTGATGAACCGTTTCCAGTCTGCTCAAAGAAAGGCCACCCTCTCCCTGTTCCTGGGCAAGGGGCTGACCAAGGATCGAGGGCTCTGGGCTACCAGGGAAG GGAGAGCCCTTGAGAAGGAGCCAAGCTGCTCAGAGACAAGGATCAATGGCCTTGTACCCCCAGCCATAAGTGCTCCTAGGCAGAGGGATGACAGCTGGCCTGCTATCAG GCCTGACCTACTAGAAGAAGTGAGCCCCAAAGCTTGGGGACCTCATGAGAGGCGCCAGTCACGTTTCCTACTTAATT ctgtgCTGTACCAGGAGTACAGTGATGTGGCCAGTGACCGGGAGCTGCAGCGGCAGAAACACGAGGAGGACACCTTGGTGGAGGAGGCTGAAGAGGAAGAAGGACCGGGCCCACCCCGGGCCAACCTGTCTCCAAGCAGCTCCTTCCGTGCTCAACGGTCAGGCCGTGGCTCTACCTTCTCCCTGTGGCAGGACATCCCAGATGTGCGGAGTAGTGGCTTCTTGGCCCTCATTGGCCTTCAGGAATGCAAGCTGCAAGAG GCCAGGTTTGAGCTCATCACATCCGAGGCCTCCTATATCCACAGTCTCTCTGTGGCTGTGGGTCACTTCATGGGCTCCATGGAGCTGGCCCAATGTCTGGGGGCCCAAGAAAAGCAGTGGTTGTTCTCCAAGTTGCCTGAGGTCAAAGCTACAAGTGAGAG GTTTCTGCAGGAGCTGGAACAGCGGCTAGAGGAAGACATACTTCGCTTTTGTGTGTGTGATATCGTCCTACGTCACTGCCCCGCCTTCCGGCGTGTCTACCTGCCTTATGTCACCAATCAAGCCTACCAGGAGCGCACCTACCAGAGACTGCT ACTGGAGAACCCCAAGTTTCCTAGCATTCTGGCCCGTCTGGAAGAGGCCCCTGTTTGCCAGCGTCTTCCTCTTACATCCTTCCTCATCCTGCCCTTCCAGAGAATCACCCGCCTGAAGATGCTAGTGGAG AATATCCTGAAGCGAACTGGGCAAGGTTCACGGGGTGAGGACATGGCCACCAAGGCCTTCAATGAACTCAAGAAG CTGGTACAGGAGTGCAATGCCAGTGTGCAGTCAATGAAGAGGACAGAGGAACTCATTCATCTTAACAAGAAGATTCACTTTGAGAGTAAG ATATTCCCACTGATCTCCCAGTCCCGCTGGCTGGTGAAGCATGGGGAGCTGGTGGAGCTGGCGCCTCCCACCATGCCCGCTGTCTCCGCTGCCAAGTCCAAGCTCTCCACCAAAGCCATCTACCTGCATGTCTTCAATGATTGCCTACTGCTCTCTCGAAGGAAAGA GATGGGGAAGTTTGCTGTCTTCCTATATGCCAAAATGCCAGAGATCCAtgtgaaagacctgagttcaaaggtcCAAGGAATTCCAGGCCAAGTCTTTCTCCTCCAGTTCCTCCATAGCCACCAGCCCAAGAATCAGCTTCTCCTGAGGGCTCAGACAGA AAGTGAGAAGCAGAGGTGGATCTCAGCCATGCGCCCTTCCAGTACCAAGGAAGACAAGGAGGCCCTCAGAGAGAATGAAG ACCTCCCCCAGGTGCAGTGCATCAGAGCCTATAAGGCTTTGGAGCCAGACGAATTGAACCTTGAGAAGGCTGACATCCTAGCTGTGAGGACCAGGACCAGCGATG GGTGGCTGGAGGGAATCCGCTTGACAGATGGTGAACGGGGATGGGTGCCCCAGGCCTACGTGGAGGAGATCACCAGCCGCAGTGCCCGTCTTCGAAACATCCGGGAGACCAGGAGGATTGAGAGTGCCACCAATAAACTACAAGAAACATGA
- the ARHGEF19 gene encoding rho guanine nucleotide exchange factor 19 isoform X1 gives MDYRPSPPFQPHLAGFCCGGSQSGSLGGIPGKIPQGLNELPPPARHPVAVCQQESLSFAEFPGHFEMGHWPLEDPAASHGFLWPLPISAQDTRGPARKPSAFGDDALNEFLGGPRSPQHPEPQRRISLSSEKEKSAWRKIRVYQSQEAIGSPGTEDDAVFSEVGAEIPEPHPALEMPRSLAMAVPPQAGTKEPERRRFSASELMNRFQSAQRKATLSLFLGKGLTKDRGLWATREGRALEKEPSCSETRINGLVPPAISAPRQRDDSWPAIRPDLLEEVSPKAWGPHERRQSRFLLNSVLYQEYSDVASDRELQRQKHEEDTLVEEAEEEEGPGPPRANLSPSSSFRAQRSGRGSTFSLWQDIPDVRSSGFLALIGLQECKLQEARFELITSEASYIHSLSVAVGHFMGSMELAQCLGAQEKQWLFSKLPEVKATSERFLQELEQRLEEDILRFCVCDIVLRHCPAFRRVYLPYVTNQAYQERTYQRLLLENPKFPSILARLEEAPVCQRLPLTSFLILPFQRITRLKMLVENILKRTGQGSRGEDMATKAFNELKKLVQECNASVQSMKRTEELIHLNKKIHFESKIFPLISQSRWLVKHGELVELAPPTMPAVSAAKSKLSTKAIYLHVFNDCLLLSRRKEMGKFAVFLYAKMPEIHVKDLSSKVQGIPGQVFLLQFLHSHQPKNQLLLRAQTESEKQRWISAMRPSSTKEDKEALRENEDLPQVQCIRAYKALEPDELNLEKADILAVRTRTSDGESDMTSDPWSPSLPSFPSPTKYGAEGKRFCVVLYETRFHGNEFANVGEIPCINTEQETAE, from the exons ATGGACTACCGACCATCTCCTCCCTTTCAACCTCACTTGGCCGGCTTTTGCTGTGGGGGATCTCAGTCAGGGTCTCTGGGGGGAATTCCAGGGAAAATCCCTCAGGGCCTGAATGAATTGCCCCCACCTGCCCGCCACCCTGTTGCAGTGTGCCAGCAGGAGAGTCTGTCTTTTGCTGAGTTCCCAGGTCACTTTGAGATGGGCCACTGGCCTCTCGAGGACCCAGCTGCTTCTCATGGGTTTCTGTGGCCCCTGCCAATATCGGCTCAAGACACGAGGGGCCCTGCCAGGAAGCCATCTGCCTTTGGAGATGATGCCCTCAATGAGTTCCTGGGAGGACCCCGGAGTCCCCAACATCCAGAACCCCAACGCCGCATCAGCCTCAGTTCTGAGAAGGAGAAATCTGCCT GGCGTAAGATTCGGGTGTATCAGAGCCAAGAGGCCATAGGGAGCCCTGGCACCGAGGATGATGCTGTCTTCTCTGAGGTTGGGGCTGAGATTCCTGAGCCTCATCCTGCTTTGGAAATGCCACGGAGCCTGGCAATGGCAGTGCCCCCTCAGGCGGGAACCAAAGAACCAGAGAGGAGACGCTTTTCAGCTTCAGAGTTGATGAACCGTTTCCAGTCTGCTCAAAGAAAGGCCACCCTCTCCCTGTTCCTGGGCAAGGGGCTGACCAAGGATCGAGGGCTCTGGGCTACCAGGGAAG GGAGAGCCCTTGAGAAGGAGCCAAGCTGCTCAGAGACAAGGATCAATGGCCTTGTACCCCCAGCCATAAGTGCTCCTAGGCAGAGGGATGACAGCTGGCCTGCTATCAG GCCTGACCTACTAGAAGAAGTGAGCCCCAAAGCTTGGGGACCTCATGAGAGGCGCCAGTCACGTTTCCTACTTAATT ctgtgCTGTACCAGGAGTACAGTGATGTGGCCAGTGACCGGGAGCTGCAGCGGCAGAAACACGAGGAGGACACCTTGGTGGAGGAGGCTGAAGAGGAAGAAGGACCGGGCCCACCCCGGGCCAACCTGTCTCCAAGCAGCTCCTTCCGTGCTCAACGGTCAGGCCGTGGCTCTACCTTCTCCCTGTGGCAGGACATCCCAGATGTGCGGAGTAGTGGCTTCTTGGCCCTCATTGGCCTTCAGGAATGCAAGCTGCAAGAG GCCAGGTTTGAGCTCATCACATCCGAGGCCTCCTATATCCACAGTCTCTCTGTGGCTGTGGGTCACTTCATGGGCTCCATGGAGCTGGCCCAATGTCTGGGGGCCCAAGAAAAGCAGTGGTTGTTCTCCAAGTTGCCTGAGGTCAAAGCTACAAGTGAGAG GTTTCTGCAGGAGCTGGAACAGCGGCTAGAGGAAGACATACTTCGCTTTTGTGTGTGTGATATCGTCCTACGTCACTGCCCCGCCTTCCGGCGTGTCTACCTGCCTTATGTCACCAATCAAGCCTACCAGGAGCGCACCTACCAGAGACTGCT ACTGGAGAACCCCAAGTTTCCTAGCATTCTGGCCCGTCTGGAAGAGGCCCCTGTTTGCCAGCGTCTTCCTCTTACATCCTTCCTCATCCTGCCCTTCCAGAGAATCACCCGCCTGAAGATGCTAGTGGAG AATATCCTGAAGCGAACTGGGCAAGGTTCACGGGGTGAGGACATGGCCACCAAGGCCTTCAATGAACTCAAGAAG CTGGTACAGGAGTGCAATGCCAGTGTGCAGTCAATGAAGAGGACAGAGGAACTCATTCATCTTAACAAGAAGATTCACTTTGAGAGTAAG ATATTCCCACTGATCTCCCAGTCCCGCTGGCTGGTGAAGCATGGGGAGCTGGTGGAGCTGGCGCCTCCCACCATGCCCGCTGTCTCCGCTGCCAAGTCCAAGCTCTCCACCAAAGCCATCTACCTGCATGTCTTCAATGATTGCCTACTGCTCTCTCGAAGGAAAGA GATGGGGAAGTTTGCTGTCTTCCTATATGCCAAAATGCCAGAGATCCAtgtgaaagacctgagttcaaaggtcCAAGGAATTCCAGGCCAAGTCTTTCTCCTCCAGTTCCTCCATAGCCACCAGCCCAAGAATCAGCTTCTCCTGAGGGCTCAGACAGA AAGTGAGAAGCAGAGGTGGATCTCAGCCATGCGCCCTTCCAGTACCAAGGAAGACAAGGAGGCCCTCAGAGAGAATGAAG ACCTCCCCCAGGTGCAGTGCATCAGAGCCTATAAGGCTTTGGAGCCAGACGAATTGAACCTTGAGAAGGCTGACATCCTAGCTGTGAGGACCAGGACCAGCGATGGTGAGAGTGACATGACCTCGGATCCCTGGTCTccgtcccttccttccttcccttcccccactaaATATGGAGCTGAGGGGAAGCGTTTCTGTGTAGTTTTATATGAAACAAGATTTCATGGCAATGAGTTTGCCAATGTGGGTGAAATCCCCTGCATTAACACAGAACAAGAGACAGCTGAGTAG